In Agarivorans gilvus, one genomic interval encodes:
- a CDS encoding MurR/RpiR family transcriptional regulator, with the protein MNNPNSSNPLDTRIREHYENMPPSEKRLADLLLSFPGDVADYSASELCELAKTSKAAATRFFSRLGYKDFSDARRQAREAKNWGALNYQSSYKSDSKDAKVSDLVTKHLDREQTNLQRSLESIDVASFRSLIKALSSKKRVLVIGYRNNRFLAEYFHRQLSIIRDNVSLHPGANQTISEELFNIGPDDLLIIFGMRRRTPLLEKIIQHAKDKQTQIALISDPTAASLEKYASWKISCVIHSASTFDSYTSVMSILNLLITQLIEQSPDAAARINAIEAAHSQFAELGSL; encoded by the coding sequence ATGAATAACCCCAACAGTTCCAACCCCTTGGATACCAGAATCAGAGAGCATTACGAAAACATGCCCCCTTCTGAAAAGCGCTTAGCCGACTTACTGTTATCCTTTCCGGGGGATGTGGCGGATTATTCAGCCTCCGAGCTGTGCGAACTGGCTAAAACCTCTAAAGCCGCGGCCACCCGCTTTTTTAGTCGCCTAGGCTATAAAGATTTCAGCGATGCGCGGCGTCAGGCGCGAGAGGCCAAAAACTGGGGCGCGCTTAATTATCAGAGCTCTTACAAATCAGACAGCAAAGATGCCAAAGTCAGTGACCTAGTGACTAAACATTTGGACCGCGAGCAAACCAACCTGCAACGCTCGCTTGAGAGCATCGATGTGGCCAGCTTTCGCTCCTTAATAAAAGCCCTTAGCTCGAAGAAAAGAGTGTTGGTAATTGGTTATCGTAATAACCGTTTCTTGGCCGAGTATTTTCATCGCCAATTGTCGATTATTCGCGACAATGTGAGCTTGCATCCGGGAGCCAATCAGACCATTTCCGAAGAGCTGTTTAATATTGGCCCCGATGATCTGTTGATTATTTTTGGTATGCGCCGACGCACCCCACTGCTTGAAAAAATTATTCAGCATGCCAAAGATAAACAGACTCAAATCGCCTTAATTAGCGACCCTACCGCAGCATCCTTAGAAAAGTACGCCAGTTGGAAGATTAGCTGCGTGATCCACAGTGCATCCACCTTCGATTCCTACACCAGCGTGATGAGTATTTTAAATCTGTTGATTACCCAATTGATTGAGCAAAGCCCTGATGCCGCGGCGCGAATTAACGCCATTGAAGCGGCGCATAGCCAATTTGCCGAGCTGGGTAGCCTGTAA
- a CDS encoding amidohydrolase family protein: MTETSHQLLHQSAAGSEASARYLLLKNGLVADHHDASQRDVLVFKGKIAAVAESIDVSALDCLTLDISGLYLLPGGIDVHTHFNIDVGIAKSCDDFYSGTRSAACGGTTSIVDHMGFGPKGCSLFHQLEVYQQAAQNKAVIDYSFHGVIQHIDEEILQQMQPMVNAGISSFKLYLTYDYKLDDGDAYRALKQLKKVGALTTVHPENDAAIAINRAQLSAAGKTTPEYHPLSRP, encoded by the coding sequence ATGACTGAAACTAGCCACCAGCTCCTACACCAAAGCGCCGCCGGCAGTGAAGCCTCGGCTCGCTACTTGTTATTAAAAAATGGCTTGGTGGCCGATCACCATGACGCTAGCCAGCGTGATGTGCTGGTGTTCAAGGGCAAGATTGCCGCCGTGGCAGAGTCGATAGATGTTAGCGCTTTAGATTGCCTCACGCTGGATATTAGCGGGCTTTACTTGCTGCCGGGCGGCATCGATGTGCATACCCATTTTAATATTGATGTGGGCATCGCCAAAAGCTGCGATGACTTTTATAGCGGAACCCGTTCGGCAGCCTGTGGTGGCACCACCAGCATAGTGGACCACATGGGCTTTGGCCCCAAGGGCTGCAGCCTGTTTCACCAATTAGAGGTGTATCAGCAGGCGGCGCAAAACAAGGCGGTAATTGACTACAGCTTTCACGGCGTGATTCAGCACATTGATGAGGAAATTCTGCAGCAGATGCAGCCGATGGTGAATGCCGGCATCTCCAGCTTTAAACTCTACCTCACCTATGACTACAAGTTGGATGATGGCGATGCCTATCGCGCTCTGAAGCAGCTGAAAAAAGTGGGCGCTTTAACCACGGTGCATCCAGAAAACGATGCCGCCATTGCGATTAATCGGGCGCAGTTAAGTGCTGCGGGTAAAACCACCCCAGAGTACCACCCGCTTAGCCGCCCCTAG
- a CDS encoding flavodoxin, with protein MAKVGIFFGTDTGSTRKVAKQIQQHLGDELAAKPVNINKVEADDLLAYDYLILGTPTLGEGQLPGMESDCSEESWEEFLPNFDDLDLTGKKVALFGLGDQVNYPDQFVDGLGELYDYVAECGADMVGHWPIDGYDFNESNAVDDDEFLGLVIDKDNQAHLTDERVSIWLEQIKAEMGL; from the coding sequence ATGGCCAAGGTAGGAATATTTTTTGGAACCGATACCGGCAGCACCCGCAAGGTGGCAAAACAAATTCAGCAGCACTTAGGTGATGAGCTAGCCGCTAAACCGGTCAATATTAACAAGGTAGAAGCCGACGACCTACTCGCTTACGACTACCTTATTTTAGGCACCCCCACCTTGGGTGAAGGCCAACTGCCCGGCATGGAGAGCGACTGTTCAGAAGAAAGCTGGGAAGAGTTTTTACCCAACTTTGACGACCTAGACTTAACCGGTAAGAAAGTCGCTTTATTTGGTTTAGGTGACCAAGTGAATTATCCAGACCAATTTGTCGACGGGCTCGGTGAGCTTTATGACTACGTTGCAGAATGTGGCGCCGACATGGTGGGCCATTGGCCGATTGATGGCTATGACTTTAATGAGTCAAATGCCGTTGATGATGACGAATTCTTAGGTTTGGTGATTGATAAAGACAACCAAGCCCACTTAACCGACGAGCGGGTGTCCATTTGGTTAGAGCAAATCAAAGCCGAAATGGGCCTGTAA
- a CDS encoding sigma 54-interacting transcriptional regulator, whose translation MLEINNVSELMEIQPTIIRFTQMLSRVLKVDAEVVDSNLVRIAGTGPYSQFLGQKLTSGSRLFRYILETKQEKTIIKTQADDLCADCTSRDLCDETAFLGVPILAGERCIGVVSLVAFDEQAQQRIKDNSALFSDYIKHVAQSVVSNVQNKAKQPHGLEEVFINLIDNMDQGVLVMNQDNSVKYGNQPALRNLNLTSSDLNKIKINIRPLVNCKNKLEGQQHIISLGEREELLVGQFYNSHAHKLFLMSFFQPHNPVIAYETNAVLSEVIGDSTGIRHIKSLMTRIASSPSSVLINGQSGTGKEVIANAIHKLSNRAAKPFIAINCAAIPDQLLESELFGYTKGAFTGASTKGRVGLIQAANEGTLFLDEIGDMSMQLQAKLLRVLEAREVTPIGSNKAIPVDIRVISATNRDFAELIARGEFREDLYYRLNVIPLHLPPLKEREGDVPLLVNYFVALHCQRLGVANPGVTKEVMHSLSHYSWPGNVRELSNLVEYLINIVPEGAPLSMDFLPPNFEKLKPSVAVEAAPSMSGVSLEQMEKHKIEDAIKRLGNRKLVAEELGIGIATLYRKLKKYGLN comes from the coding sequence ATGTTAGAAATCAATAATGTTTCTGAGCTGATGGAGATTCAGCCCACCATTATCCGCTTTACCCAAATGTTGTCGCGGGTGCTTAAAGTGGACGCTGAAGTGGTTGATAGCAATCTAGTCCGCATTGCCGGCACTGGCCCCTATAGTCAATTTCTAGGGCAAAAACTTACTTCGGGTTCGCGCTTATTCCGTTACATACTCGAGACCAAGCAAGAAAAGACCATCATTAAAACCCAGGCTGACGACTTATGTGCCGACTGTACTAGCCGAGATCTCTGCGACGAAACCGCCTTTCTTGGGGTGCCGATCCTAGCCGGTGAACGCTGCATTGGGGTGGTGAGTTTGGTGGCCTTCGACGAGCAAGCGCAGCAGCGAATAAAAGACAACAGCGCCCTGTTCTCTGACTACATTAAACACGTTGCCCAATCGGTGGTAAGCAATGTGCAAAACAAGGCCAAGCAACCGCATGGCTTAGAAGAAGTGTTTATCAACCTGATCGATAACATGGATCAGGGCGTTTTGGTAATGAACCAAGATAACTCGGTGAAGTATGGCAACCAGCCGGCGCTGCGTAACTTAAACCTCACCAGCAGCGACTTAAACAAAATTAAAATTAATATTCGCCCACTGGTGAATTGCAAAAACAAGCTCGAGGGCCAGCAGCACATTATCTCCTTGGGTGAACGCGAAGAACTATTGGTGGGGCAGTTTTATAACAGCCATGCCCATAAATTATTTTTAATGTCGTTCTTTCAGCCGCATAACCCGGTGATTGCCTATGAGACCAATGCAGTACTCTCGGAAGTGATTGGTGATAGTACCGGTATTCGCCACATTAAATCCTTGATGACGCGCATCGCCTCTAGCCCATCCAGTGTATTGATTAATGGCCAAAGTGGTACCGGTAAGGAAGTAATAGCCAATGCCATTCATAAGCTGAGTAACCGTGCGGCGAAGCCCTTTATTGCGATTAACTGTGCGGCGATCCCCGATCAACTGTTAGAAAGCGAGCTGTTTGGTTATACCAAGGGCGCCTTTACCGGGGCTTCAACTAAAGGTCGGGTGGGTTTAATTCAAGCGGCCAACGAAGGCACCCTGTTCCTCGATGAAATTGGCGATATGTCGATGCAGTTGCAGGCCAAGTTATTGCGGGTGTTAGAGGCGCGGGAAGTTACCCCAATTGGCTCCAATAAAGCCATTCCGGTGGATATTCGAGTGATCTCTGCCACCAACCGCGACTTTGCCGAGCTGATTGCGCGCGGCGAGTTTAGGGAAGATTTATATTATCGACTCAATGTGATTCCCTTGCACCTGCCGCCGCTGAAAGAGCGAGAAGGCGACGTGCCCTTGCTGGTGAATTATTTTGTGGCGCTACACTGCCAGCGCTTGGGGGTGGCCAATCCCGGAGTCACCAAGGAAGTGATGCACAGCCTCAGTCATTATTCTTGGCCCGGCAACGTGCGTGAGCTAAGTAACTTAGTGGAATATTTGATTAACATCGTGCCCGAGGGCGCGCCGCTGAGCATGGATTTTCTTCCGCCTAACTTTGAAAAACTTAAGCCTAGCGTGGCGGTGGAGGCTGCGCCGAGTATGAGCGGGGTGAGCCTTGAGCAGATGGAAAAACACAAAATTGAAGATGCCATTAAGCGCTTGGGTAATCGTAAGCTGGTGGCCGAAGAGCTGGGCATTGGCATTGCTACCCTGTATCGCAAGTTAAAAAAATACGGGCTAAATTAG
- the yqeB gene encoding selenium-dependent molybdenum cofactor biosynthesis protein YqeB, translating into MPNNTTPCYFPSRASSISNDGLVVIRGAGDIATGIALRLYNAGFSIIMTEIERPTMIRCSVSLGQCVYQGAHQVEGISASKARDLSHAVELIEQGHIPVLQDQDLQQVSRLQPRYVIDAILAKRNINFHRDLAPITIALGPGFSGGSDCDAVIETNRGHHLGRVIYQGSTQDNTGVPGNIAGFSHQRVIRAPCAGQMRSHTQIGALVEQGELIAHVGETSVYAPLSGMVRGLLNNDIEVSKDFKIGDIDPRGAEADFTTVSDKARAIAGSVLEAMLHLQHRRAFKA; encoded by the coding sequence ATGCCTAACAATACCACGCCCTGTTATTTCCCTTCTCGAGCCTCAAGCATATCCAATGACGGCTTAGTGGTGATTCGTGGTGCCGGAGATATTGCCACCGGTATTGCTCTGCGGCTGTATAACGCCGGTTTTAGCATCATCATGACTGAGATTGAGCGGCCAACCATGATTCGCTGTAGCGTGTCTTTAGGCCAGTGTGTTTATCAAGGCGCACATCAGGTAGAAGGCATTAGCGCCAGCAAGGCCCGCGACCTTAGCCATGCTGTAGAGTTAATCGAGCAGGGCCATATTCCAGTATTGCAGGATCAAGACTTACAGCAAGTCTCTCGCTTGCAGCCGCGCTATGTGATTGATGCCATTTTGGCCAAGCGGAATATCAATTTTCATCGTGATTTGGCCCCCATCACCATCGCCTTGGGGCCGGGTTTTAGCGGGGGTAGCGACTGCGATGCGGTGATTGAAACCAACCGCGGCCATCACCTCGGGCGGGTGATCTATCAGGGCTCGACTCAAGACAATACCGGCGTACCCGGTAATATCGCCGGTTTTAGCCATCAACGGGTGATTCGTGCTCCTTGCGCTGGGCAGATGCGCAGTCACACTCAGATTGGCGCGCTGGTGGAGCAGGGCGAGTTGATTGCCCATGTGGGCGAAACCTCAGTGTATGCGCCACTGTCGGGCATGGTGCGGGGGCTACTAAACAATGACATTGAGGTAAGCAAAGACTTCAAAATTGGCGATATTGACCCACGCGGCGCAGAGGCCGACTTTACCACGGTGTCTGATAAAGCCCGCGCCATTGCCGGTAGCGTATTGGAAGCGATGCTGCACCTACAGCACCGCCGTGCGTTTAAAGCTTAA
- a CDS encoding NTP transferase domain-containing protein — MQYPHSKINADCIIPAAGLSTRMGEWKLLLPFKDSSIIEQSISNALAVCSRVIVVVGHRSDELTERLKGYANLEIVSNPDYQQGMYSSIRQGVRRVTSDYFFICHADMPCIAPQIFTRLWEQRGEATVFPGTEQKSGHPVLLSARLKPVIEQEQQHSPMKALLKLYPMRFLNLDDPNIHLDIDTPLAYQQLIGQ, encoded by the coding sequence ATGCAATACCCACACTCAAAAATCAATGCCGACTGCATTATTCCCGCAGCAGGCCTATCTACGCGCATGGGTGAATGGAAATTGTTATTACCCTTCAAAGACTCCAGTATCATTGAACAGAGTATTAGCAACGCCCTCGCGGTTTGCTCTAGAGTGATTGTAGTGGTGGGCCATCGCAGCGACGAGCTAACTGAACGACTGAAGGGCTATGCCAATCTAGAGATAGTGAGCAATCCCGATTATCAGCAAGGCATGTATTCATCCATTCGCCAGGGGGTAAGGCGAGTGACTAGCGATTACTTTTTTATTTGCCATGCCGACATGCCCTGCATCGCTCCGCAGATTTTTACACGCTTATGGGAGCAGCGAGGTGAGGCGACGGTATTTCCCGGTACAGAGCAGAAAAGCGGCCATCCGGTATTGCTCTCTGCTCGGCTAAAGCCTGTGATAGAGCAAGAACAGCAACACAGCCCGATGAAAGCCCTGCTGAAGCTCTACCCGATGCGTTTTCTCAACTTGGATGATCCCAATATTCATTTAGATATCGATACGCCACTGGCCTACCAACAGTTAATCGGCCAGTAA
- a CDS encoding amidohydrolase family protein has product MINLAKMADDAPLYIVHLSNGLGLEYARLAINQQQKVWVETCPQYLLLDDSYYQREDGEKFILSPPLRASAELNKLWQGLSDGSIDVVATDHCSFTWREQKQPHHNDFTRCPNGIPGVELRMPLLFSEGVMKGRLSLSQFVSLTSYQPAKLFGLYPQKGCLELGADADLVIFDPQQSVSINDDTTHDACDYSPYSGLSCQGWPVMTFSRGALVSLNGQFTGQEGAGRFIARKPFKL; this is encoded by the coding sequence ATGATAAACCTCGCTAAGATGGCCGATGATGCGCCCTTGTACATCGTGCATCTGTCTAACGGTTTGGGTTTGGAGTATGCGCGTCTGGCGATAAATCAGCAGCAAAAGGTGTGGGTGGAAACCTGCCCGCAGTATCTACTATTAGATGACAGCTATTATCAGCGAGAAGACGGTGAAAAGTTCATTCTTAGCCCTCCGCTAAGAGCCAGCGCAGAACTGAATAAGCTATGGCAGGGGCTGAGCGACGGCAGCATCGATGTGGTGGCCACCGACCATTGCTCATTTACTTGGCGCGAACAAAAGCAGCCTCACCACAACGACTTCACCCGCTGCCCCAACGGTATTCCGGGAGTGGAACTGCGCATGCCGCTGCTGTTCTCCGAAGGCGTGATGAAAGGACGCTTAAGCCTGAGCCAGTTTGTTAGCCTCACCAGCTACCAGCCTGCCAAGCTATTTGGACTCTATCCACAAAAGGGCTGTTTAGAGCTGGGGGCAGATGCCGACTTGGTGATTTTCGATCCCCAGCAGAGCGTTAGCATCAATGATGACACCACCCATGATGCCTGTGATTACAGCCCCTATAGCGGCCTAAGTTGCCAAGGCTGGCCGGTGATGACCTTTAGCCGTGGCGCCTTAGTCAGCCTAAACGGCCAATTTACTGGCCAGGAGGGAGCTGGCCGCTTCATTGCTCGTAAACCCTTTAAGCTTTAA
- the dpaL gene encoding diaminopropionate ammonia-lyase, translated as MAKFNIAIEANRHFNGELVADFGYAKGATAQRFHQSLPGYQATPLQPLNDLAKVIGVKQVLVKDESYRFDLNAFKMLGGVYAIARLLCEEYQLDIEQFDFAQFNQKIDKKLTFATATDGNHGRGVAWAAKQLGQNAVVYMPKGAAAERVNNIRNLGAECIVTDMNYDDTVRFVVERAQQQGWKVVQDTAWEGYTDIPTWIMQGYSTLAMESLDQIEQQGLSQPTHIILQAGVGAMAGGVLGCFADKLGANNFKAIIAEPELADCIYRSGKQGDMVNVGGDMATIMVGLACGEPNPLGWTVLKNCASYFVSCEDKVSALGMRVLGNPIGDDPRVVSGESGAIGAGLLAAVHFSDDKQQLMQALDLNQDSVVLVISTEGDTDVANYRDVVWLGKYA; from the coding sequence TTGGCTAAGTTTAATATCGCCATCGAGGCCAATCGGCATTTTAACGGGGAGTTAGTCGCAGACTTTGGTTATGCTAAAGGAGCTACGGCGCAGCGTTTTCATCAGAGTTTACCGGGTTATCAAGCCACCCCGCTACAACCATTAAATGACTTGGCTAAAGTGATTGGGGTGAAACAAGTCTTGGTGAAAGATGAATCTTATCGCTTTGACCTAAACGCCTTCAAAATGCTCGGCGGGGTGTATGCGATTGCCCGCCTGCTGTGTGAAGAGTACCAGCTAGACATCGAACAATTCGACTTTGCCCAGTTCAATCAAAAGATCGACAAAAAACTCACCTTTGCCACGGCCACCGACGGCAACCATGGTCGTGGCGTGGCTTGGGCAGCCAAGCAGTTGGGGCAAAATGCGGTGGTCTACATGCCTAAGGGCGCGGCGGCCGAGCGGGTAAACAACATTCGAAACTTAGGTGCCGAGTGCATAGTTACCGACATGAACTACGACGATACAGTGCGTTTTGTGGTAGAGCGAGCCCAGCAACAAGGCTGGAAAGTGGTACAAGACACCGCTTGGGAAGGCTATACCGACATTCCCACCTGGATCATGCAAGGCTACAGCACCTTAGCCATGGAGAGCCTCGATCAAATTGAGCAACAGGGCTTAAGCCAACCCACCCACATCATTCTGCAGGCGGGAGTGGGCGCCATGGCTGGCGGCGTATTGGGCTGCTTTGCCGACAAACTCGGCGCTAATAACTTCAAAGCGATTATCGCCGAGCCAGAACTGGCCGACTGCATCTACCGCTCGGGCAAACAGGGCGATATGGTGAACGTAGGCGGCGATATGGCCACCATCATGGTGGGACTAGCCTGTGGTGAACCCAATCCCTTGGGATGGACAGTACTGAAAAACTGCGCCAGTTATTTCGTCTCCTGTGAAGACAAGGTCTCGGCCTTGGGCATGCGTGTGTTGGGCAACCCCATTGGCGACGATCCACGAGTGGTATCGGGTGAATCGGGTGCGATTGGCGCTGGCTTACTGGCCGCCGTGCACTTCTCCGATGATAAGCAACAACTGATGCAAGCCTTGGACTTAAACCAAGACTCGGTGGTGCTGGTGATCAGTACCGAAGGCGATACCGACGTGGCTAACTACCGTGACGTAGTTTGGCTAGGAAAATACGCCTAA
- a CDS encoding N-carbamoyl-D-amino-acid hydrolase — MERNVTVGIAQLGPIAREENRQQVISRMIALLNKAKQRDCGFVVFPELALTTFFPRWYLEDENELNAFYEKSMPSDETQALFDKAAELGIGFYLGYAELAEENGETRRFNTSILVDDKGQIVGKYRKIHLPGHTEHEPWRAFQHLEKRYFEVGNLGFGTWDFMGGKVGMALCNDRRWPETYRVMALQGAEMIVLGYNTPMHYPQAPEHDHLQAFHNHVVMQASAYQNGCWVLACAKAGKEEDCDLLGQSCIIAPTGEIVAQASTLGDELIVADCDFERTREIKENIFNFNLHRIPEEYEIISRPKKSQAGK; from the coding sequence ATGGAAAGAAACGTCACCGTAGGGATTGCCCAACTCGGCCCGATTGCCCGAGAAGAAAACCGCCAGCAAGTCATCAGCCGGATGATCGCGCTACTAAATAAAGCCAAGCAACGAGACTGTGGCTTTGTGGTATTTCCTGAACTGGCCCTTACTACCTTCTTTCCGCGCTGGTATTTAGAAGACGAAAATGAATTAAATGCCTTTTACGAAAAAAGCATGCCTAGCGATGAAACCCAAGCCCTGTTTGATAAAGCCGCGGAACTCGGCATTGGCTTCTACCTTGGTTACGCCGAGCTAGCCGAAGAGAACGGCGAGACTCGCCGCTTCAATACCTCAATATTGGTGGATGACAAAGGCCAAATCGTGGGTAAGTACCGTAAGATCCACCTACCCGGCCATACCGAGCACGAACCTTGGCGCGCCTTCCAACACTTGGAGAAACGCTACTTTGAAGTGGGTAACCTTGGCTTTGGCACTTGGGACTTCATGGGCGGCAAAGTGGGCATGGCGCTATGTAACGATAGACGCTGGCCAGAAACCTACCGGGTGATGGCACTACAAGGCGCAGAAATGATCGTGCTTGGCTACAATACGCCAATGCACTACCCGCAGGCGCCCGAGCACGACCACCTGCAAGCCTTCCACAACCATGTGGTAATGCAGGCTTCGGCTTATCAAAACGGTTGTTGGGTTTTGGCCTGTGCCAAGGCCGGTAAAGAAGAAGACTGCGACCTACTAGGGCAAAGCTGCATTATTGCGCCCACTGGCGAAATTGTTGCTCAGGCGAGCACTCTGGGTGATGAGCTGATCGTAGCCGACTGTGACTTTGAAAGAACCCGCGAAATCAAAGAGAACATCTTTAATTTTAACCTTCACCGCATTCCTGAAGAATACGAAATCATTAGCCGACCCAAGAAATCCCAAGCCGGCAAATAG
- a CDS encoding M20 family metallo-hydrolase — MEQVKLTIDAERLQARLLALGEVGALAGGGVSRLALTEADKQGRDLVLSWMQQLGLTISIDAIGNVVATLAGREDLPTVMMGSHIDTVSTAGLYDGNLGVLAGLEVIETLIESGIQPRHPVAVAFFTNEEGSRFAPDMMGSGVYTQALDLATSLATIGIDGKSVEQELNAIGYKGDAPVCDVAKQVAAYFELHVEQGPVLDEENIDIGVVEGVQGISWSEYTVHGTSNHAGTTPMNYRQDAGLVAAKVMTFVNQLALSMAPQQHATVGALELQPNLVNVIPNFARFTVDLRNCSEQKLLEAEAELAAYLEQLAEQHGVSIEKRVLARFQPVDFNPRLIDSIENFAKDSGLSSKRMFSGAGHDAQMFAPLCPTTMIFVPSKDGISHNINEYTSPEQVANGANVLLQAVLNIAEY, encoded by the coding sequence ATGGAACAAGTAAAACTGACAATTGATGCAGAGCGTTTGCAAGCCAGGCTACTCGCCTTGGGCGAAGTGGGCGCCTTAGCCGGAGGCGGCGTGTCTCGCTTAGCCCTGACCGAGGCCGATAAACAAGGGCGCGATCTCGTATTAAGTTGGATGCAACAACTGGGCTTAACCATCAGCATCGACGCCATTGGCAATGTGGTCGCCACCTTAGCTGGCCGCGAAGATCTGCCAACGGTAATGATGGGCTCACACATCGACACCGTTTCCACCGCTGGGCTATACGACGGCAATTTGGGCGTACTGGCCGGGTTAGAAGTGATTGAAACCTTGATTGAGTCGGGCATTCAGCCGCGCCATCCAGTGGCCGTGGCGTTTTTCACCAACGAAGAAGGCTCACGCTTCGCCCCCGATATGATGGGCAGCGGCGTTTATACCCAAGCGCTAGACTTAGCCACTTCCCTTGCCACCATTGGCATCGACGGTAAAAGCGTGGAGCAGGAACTCAACGCCATAGGCTATAAGGGCGATGCGCCCGTTTGTGACGTAGCCAAGCAAGTGGCCGCTTACTTCGAACTGCACGTTGAACAAGGCCCGGTATTGGACGAAGAGAATATCGACATTGGCGTAGTAGAAGGCGTGCAGGGGATCTCGTGGAGTGAATACACCGTTCATGGCACCTCTAACCATGCTGGCACCACGCCGATGAATTACCGCCAAGATGCCGGTTTAGTGGCGGCTAAGGTGATGACCTTTGTTAACCAACTTGCCTTAAGCATGGCCCCCCAGCAGCACGCCACCGTGGGCGCCTTAGAACTACAACCAAACTTGGTTAACGTTATCCCTAACTTTGCTCGCTTTACCGTGGATTTACGTAATTGCAGCGAGCAAAAGCTGCTTGAAGCGGAAGCCGAGCTAGCGGCTTACTTGGAACAACTGGCCGAGCAGCATGGTGTAAGCATTGAAAAACGCGTACTGGCTCGCTTCCAACCGGTGGACTTTAACCCTCGGCTCATCGACAGCATTGAAAACTTCGCCAAAGACTCTGGATTAAGCAGCAAACGGATGTTTTCTGGTGCTGGGCACGACGCACAAATGTTTGCTCCCTTGTGCCCCACCACCATGATCTTTGTTCCCAGCAAAGATGGCATTAGCCACAACATCAACGAATACACCAGCCCTGAACAAGTGGCTAATGGAGCCAATGTATTGCTTCAAGCCGTATTGAACATCGCAGAATATTAA
- the yqeC gene encoding selenium cofactor biosynthesis protein YqeC — protein sequence MLPVNVNGLIAQIMLQLNQYHTTAADFEAIQMLAPAARFISVVGAGGKSHLIKWLAAVYQAQGFKVCVTTTTKTYLPEGNEFNAQICLAEPSPAQALVRQMARVNVAPGGVYFLYKQRLAMPANQPPKVQGFSVTELSQLAELGLFDVYLVEADGAKHLPLKAPAGHEPCICEQSDLLIGVTGAEAIFSPAAPQQIHRWPLFSKISGCVEGAEVDEAALSKLLVDPQGLFKNSPKQANKLWLVNKMDRCSDPLRLRLFAQQVLSQTALLNAVWLSQLDLPSPTVERYFAS from the coding sequence ATGCTTCCGGTTAATGTTAACGGCCTTATTGCCCAAATTATGCTGCAATTAAATCAATACCATACCACCGCTGCTGATTTTGAAGCCATTCAAATGTTAGCTCCTGCTGCGCGTTTTATCTCGGTGGTGGGGGCCGGAGGTAAATCTCATCTAATCAAATGGTTGGCCGCCGTTTATCAAGCTCAGGGCTTTAAAGTCTGTGTGACTACGACGACCAAAACCTACCTGCCCGAGGGCAACGAATTTAACGCCCAGATCTGCTTGGCAGAGCCTAGCCCCGCGCAGGCTTTGGTAAGGCAGATGGCAAGGGTGAATGTCGCGCCTGGCGGCGTCTATTTTCTCTATAAACAAAGACTGGCCATGCCAGCTAATCAGCCGCCTAAAGTACAGGGCTTTAGTGTTACCGAGCTATCCCAACTAGCCGAACTGGGCTTATTCGATGTTTATCTGGTGGAAGCGGATGGCGCGAAACACCTGCCTTTGAAGGCCCCTGCGGGGCATGAACCTTGCATTTGTGAACAAAGTGATTTGCTGATTGGGGTAACGGGAGCAGAGGCAATTTTTTCGCCTGCAGCACCGCAGCAGATCCATCGTTGGCCACTGTTTTCTAAGATCAGCGGCTGTGTAGAGGGTGCGGAAGTGGATGAAGCAGCACTGAGTAAATTGCTAGTCGATCCGCAGGGTCTGTTTAAAAACAGCCCGAAGCAGGCTAACAAGTTATGGTTAGTTAATAAGATGGACCGTTGCTCAGATCCGCTGCGCTTAAGGCTCTTTGCTCAGCAAGTACTTAGCCAAACGGCTTTGCTGAACGCGGTTTGGTTGAGCCAACTTGATTTACCCTCACCAACAGTAGAACGTTATTTCGCCTCTTAG